One Lactobacillus sp. CBA3606 DNA segment encodes these proteins:
- a CDS encoding helix-turn-helix domain-containing protein, with amino-acid sequence MFSAKIKQQVLREYLQGTSSLLLMKKYGIKGSATIYQWLTQFKIFGIQGLEHCCRKTFYDYSFKIKVIKWRQEYHASYPVTATHFRLKQPMMVWDWECKLIEGRLKPSKGRSLKMTDKSKQPKTLKQLQEENELLRIWVAYLEKLEALAQKKSQTKKKPS; translated from the coding sequence ATGTTTTCAGCTAAAATAAAGCAACAAGTATTAAGGGAATATCTCCAAGGAACTTCGTCCCTGTTACTTATGAAAAAATATGGCATTAAAGGCAGTGCAACGATTTATCAGTGGCTCACTCAATTTAAAATTTTTGGAATTCAAGGATTAGAGCATTGTTGTAGGAAGACATTTTATGACTATTCGTTTAAAATTAAAGTTATCAAATGGCGACAAGAATACCATGCCTCATATCCAGTAACGGCAACTCATTTCAGACTAAAGCAACCGATGATGGTTTGGGACTGGGAATGCAAACTGATTGAGGGACGTCTTAAGCCATCTAAAGGACGGTCTTTAAAAATGACAGATAAATCTAAACAACCCAAAACTTTAAAGCAACTTCAAGAAGAAAACGAGCTTTTACGAATATGGGTAGCATACTTGGAAAAACTCGAAGCCTTGGCACAGAAAAAATCTCAAACTAAGAAAAAGCCCAGCTAA
- a CDS encoding PTS glucose transporter subunit IIA, protein MGFWRQQQLSKLSAPVQGRTVDLTAVPAMTAATAVLALQPSNDAVYSPVNGEVLAITSQRIKFQALDGRQYWLRLAAGATQLAGQFDWQVRVGDTVSPITLLGTLSVAAVDSAVVVCDELIPVSRRSTHGRGLVAQLLG, encoded by the coding sequence ATGGGATTCTGGCGACAACAGCAATTATCGAAACTTTCGGCACCGGTTCAAGGTCGTACGGTAGATTTAACCGCAGTGCCAGCAATGACGGCGGCGACGGCAGTCTTAGCATTACAACCAAGTAATGATGCAGTTTATTCACCGGTAAATGGTGAAGTTTTGGCAATAACCAGTCAACGAATTAAATTTCAAGCCCTGGATGGCCGCCAATATTGGTTACGGCTAGCGGCTGGTGCGACACAATTAGCCGGTCAATTTGACTGGCAAGTACGTGTCGGTGATACAGTTTCGCCCATTACGTTATTGGGCACCTTAAGTGTTGCCGCAGTGGATTCAGCGGTAGTGGTTTGTGATGAATTAATACCTGTCTCGCGTCGCAGTACGCATGGCCGTGGTTTGGTGGCCCAATTATTAGGGTGA
- a CDS encoding thiamine pyrophosphate-dependent enzyme, with the protein MTKMTAGQAVAKVLESWQIDHLYGITADSINNTVDGLYQEREQIKYIQVRHEEIGALAAAADAKLTGKIGVSFGSAGPGSVHLLNGLYDAKMDKVPVLALVGQSATEIMNTNFFQEMNQDPVFADVAEFHKQVTNAAQIPYVVDEAIRSAYATHSVSVVILPDDLSGQTIDFDGFKTAPLAKVVQKPVLNSADVTTVAAKLQAAKHPILWVGQGARGQREAVVQVAEQFNLPVLTTAPATGVMPTDHPLFMGSRGRLGTKAAFEVSQAADLVLFVGTNYPFARFLPATIKFIQVNNNLADLGKQRDADQTVLADAGEFLTALAATKVTRPETTFVQAAKQDKANWDQWLTQLAEDDQAGLAAEGVMAAIKAAATPDAVFGLDVGNNTEWAIRQLPFNQQQRFAMSAWYGTMGFGLPAGLAAKLSYPDQQVWSISGDGGYAMVMPDLLTEVKYQLPVVNVVLENKALGYIGHEKLAAGQAPYGIDLIGADWAGMAENMGAIGLKATNLSELKVAMAKIAQLQAAGNKLPIVLDAKIKNVDPIDTSFVPVDPANFDADTIASYRQQYALDEATQPALSTLMQQLA; encoded by the coding sequence ATGACAAAAATGACAGCTGGTCAAGCAGTAGCAAAAGTATTAGAAAGTTGGCAAATTGATCATCTCTATGGTATTACAGCCGATTCGATTAATAACACAGTGGATGGGTTATACCAAGAACGTGAACAAATTAAGTATATTCAAGTACGCCATGAAGAGATTGGCGCTTTAGCTGCAGCGGCTGATGCAAAGTTGACCGGCAAAATTGGGGTCAGTTTTGGTTCCGCCGGGCCTGGTTCGGTACATTTATTAAATGGTCTCTATGATGCCAAAATGGATAAAGTGCCAGTTTTAGCCTTAGTTGGTCAATCCGCAACGGAAATTATGAACACGAACTTTTTCCAAGAAATGAATCAAGATCCCGTCTTTGCGGATGTTGCGGAATTTCATAAGCAAGTCACAAATGCGGCGCAAATTCCATATGTTGTTGACGAAGCAATTCGTTCGGCCTATGCGACTCATTCGGTTTCAGTCGTGATTTTACCGGATGATTTATCAGGTCAAACGATTGATTTTGATGGGTTTAAGACGGCACCGTTAGCTAAAGTGGTGCAAAAACCCGTATTGAATTCAGCCGATGTGACAACGGTTGCGGCTAAGTTACAAGCAGCTAAGCATCCGATTTTGTGGGTGGGTCAGGGCGCTCGTGGTCAGCGTGAAGCGGTGGTCCAAGTTGCTGAACAATTCAATTTACCAGTATTGACGACTGCACCTGCGACTGGTGTCATGCCAACTGATCATCCATTATTCATGGGTTCACGTGGGCGTTTAGGCACTAAGGCTGCTTTTGAAGTCTCGCAAGCAGCCGATTTAGTTCTCTTTGTTGGAACCAATTATCCCTTTGCCCGGTTTTTGCCAGCAACCATTAAATTTATTCAAGTTAACAATAATTTAGCGGATTTAGGTAAGCAACGGGATGCGGATCAAACTGTTTTGGCGGATGCAGGTGAGTTTTTAACTGCCTTAGCTGCGACGAAGGTCACACGTCCTGAAACGACCTTTGTTCAGGCAGCTAAACAAGATAAGGCCAACTGGGATCAATGGCTGACACAATTAGCTGAAGATGACCAAGCTGGTTTAGCGGCTGAAGGTGTGATGGCAGCGATTAAAGCTGCTGCGACACCGGATGCAGTCTTTGGCTTAGATGTTGGAAATAATACGGAATGGGCAATTCGGCAATTACCATTTAACCAGCAACAACGGTTTGCCATGTCGGCTTGGTATGGCACGATGGGCTTTGGCTTACCAGCTGGTTTAGCAGCCAAGTTGAGCTATCCTGATCAACAGGTTTGGTCAATTTCTGGTGACGGTGGCTATGCCATGGTTATGCCAGACTTACTAACTGAAGTGAAATACCAATTACCGGTAGTCAATGTAGTCCTAGAAAATAAGGCATTGGGCTATATCGGTCATGAAAAGCTTGCAGCTGGTCAAGCACCATATGGGATTGATTTAATTGGTGCCGATTGGGCTGGCATGGCGGAGAACATGGGCGCCATCGGTTTGAAAGCGACTAATTTGAGCGAATTGAAAGTGGCAATGGCAAAGATTGCCCAACTTCAAGCCGCTGGCAACAAGTTGCCAATCGTGTTGGATGCTAAAATTAAGAATGTTGATCCAATTGACACGAGTTTTGTGCCCGTTGATCCGGCTAATTTTGATGCCGACACGATTGCCAGCTATCGGCAACAATATGCCTTGGATGAGGCAACTCAGCCAGCATTATCAACGTTAATGCAACAATTAGCTTAA
- a CDS encoding Rrf2 family transcriptional regulator produces MANTQLSDATHIMAYVALHQADELKSDRIAASLNTDPTMVRRLMSKLRKAGLLQSTRGIAKPQLACLPAQISLKAIYLAVSTHRELLSVDRDTSVTCPVGSVIPKVMTTYYQQIQSSAEGRMEKITLQDVLDDLASYQSI; encoded by the coding sequence ATGGCAAATACACAATTGAGCGATGCCACCCATATCATGGCTTATGTGGCCCTCCATCAGGCGGATGAGTTAAAAAGTGACCGGATTGCGGCCAGCTTAAATACTGATCCGACGATGGTGCGGCGGTTGATGAGTAAGCTACGAAAGGCTGGCTTATTACAATCAACCCGTGGCATTGCTAAACCACAGCTTGCTTGTCTGCCAGCTCAGATTAGCTTAAAAGCGATTTATCTGGCGGTTAGCACGCATCGTGAGTTATTATCGGTTGATCGAGATACGTCAGTCACTTGTCCGGTTGGTAGTGTGATTCCGAAAGTGATGACGACGTACTATCAACAAATTCAAAGTAGTGCTGAAGGGCGCATGGAAAAAATCACCTTACAAGATGTGCTAGATGATTTGGCAAGTTATCAATCGATTTAG
- a CDS encoding DUF2316 family protein codes for MSLNPVERQTTSQELQTNFRRSGLTDAQVATALQTTPEHLQAVLALKVRRIEDPWILRNYLAQQLTQQGITPVPYHYLVGDAADYWFLNQARINRERL; via the coding sequence ATGTCATTAAATCCAGTTGAACGGCAAACGACTAGTCAAGAGCTACAAACGAATTTTAGACGCAGTGGGTTAACGGACGCACAAGTTGCGACAGCGTTACAAACAACACCTGAACACCTGCAAGCGGTTTTGGCGTTGAAGGTGCGGCGAATTGAAGATCCTTGGATCTTACGAAATTATTTAGCGCAACAGTTGACCCAACAAGGGATTACACCAGTACCATATCATTATTTGGTCGGAGATGCTGCGGATTATTGGTTTTTAAATCAAGCGCGTATTAACCGTGAACGGCTTTAG
- a CDS encoding MarR family winged helix-turn-helix transcriptional regulator, translating to MQTQPSLASLIYQIAKLEEQQLSRQLKQWGVNPEQARTLTYIHHHPGTNQRAVGDYLHRQAASTSNLLKGLSQRQLIERRLAPANDREKQLFLTVTGTALIQKIKLSFAALDQQVKSGLTMAQQAQLPAPLLQVMQALLEGTAD from the coding sequence ATGCAGACACAACCATCTTTGGCGAGTTTGATTTATCAAATTGCCAAATTAGAAGAACAGCAGTTAAGTCGTCAATTGAAACAATGGGGCGTTAATCCTGAACAAGCGCGTACCTTAACTTATATTCATCATCACCCTGGTACTAACCAGCGAGCAGTGGGGGATTACCTGCATCGGCAAGCGGCCAGTACCTCTAATTTATTAAAAGGATTAAGCCAGCGACAGCTCATTGAACGGCGGCTGGCACCAGCAAATGATCGCGAAAAACAACTATTTTTGACGGTCACCGGTACGGCATTGATTCAAAAAATCAAGTTGAGTTTTGCTGCTTTGGACCAACAGGTTAAAAGCGGTCTAACAATGGCACAGCAGGCACAGTTACCAGCGCCATTATTACAAGTTATGCAAGCTTTATTGGAAGGGACTGCTGATTAA
- a CDS encoding adenine phosphoribosyltransferase, producing MALDLTKYVASIPDYPEPGIIFRDISPLMADGEAYREATDQIVKFARDKHVDMIVGPEARGFIVGCPVAYELGVGFAPARKKGKLPRATVKATYDLEYGQSALYLHKDAIKPGQNVLVTDDLLATGGTISATIKLVEELGGNVVGTAFLVELKALHGDDKLKGYDKLSLMEF from the coding sequence ATGGCATTAGATTTAACAAAGTATGTTGCAAGTATCCCCGACTATCCAGAACCTGGGATTATCTTTCGGGATATTTCGCCTTTGATGGCGGATGGTGAAGCCTACCGTGAAGCGACTGACCAAATCGTCAAGTTTGCACGTGATAAGCATGTTGATATGATTGTTGGACCAGAAGCACGGGGCTTTATCGTGGGTTGTCCAGTTGCCTATGAATTAGGCGTGGGATTTGCACCTGCCCGTAAAAAGGGAAAGTTACCACGGGCAACCGTGAAAGCAACTTATGACTTAGAATATGGCCAATCAGCCCTTTATTTGCATAAAGACGCGATTAAACCAGGTCAAAACGTCTTAGTGACGGATGATTTATTAGCGACTGGTGGGACCATTTCTGCGACAATCAAACTCGTAGAAGAGTTGGGCGGTAACGTCGTCGGGACAGCTTTCTTAGTCGAATTAAAAGCGTTACATGGTGACGACAAGCTAAAAGGTTACGATAAATTAAGTTTGATGGAATTTTAA
- the recJ gene encoding single-stranded-DNA-specific exonuclease RecJ: protein MLAAKKQWILPAAITDDTAVTALAAAVDVPPLVAKLLIERGFTTTAAAEQFLNAAAQPLHDPLQMHDMERAVERIQTAIMADDQITVYGDYDADGLTSTAIMYETLEQIGANVNYYIPDRFKDGYGPNQAAFDRLIAAGTQLFITVDNGVAGNAVIDAVQAKGIDVVVTDHHELPTTLPKAYAIVHPRHPEGHYPFGDLSGAGVAFKVATALLEEIPEELMDLAAIGTVADLVSLTGENRTLVTLGLKVLRQTSRPGLAALIKAAGLTPDQLDETSIGFGIAPRLNALGRLQSAQTGVELLTTLDEARATELATQINQLNEQRQSLVHDIVDQALAQAQTAENQPRQTLVITGHDWHEGVLGIVASRIVESTGKPTLVLNADENGRLKGSGRSIEAYNLFAAIDPIRTALVAFGGHHMAVGLTVMADHLAELKAALETAATAQNLAENAQPKLKLAGELTIEAASLATLTAIKRLAPFGMDNPAPLFELKPTAIPQVRAIGSEHQHLKLQLSDGKQQVDAIAFSMGAVAPAIQASPTAVSVVGELNANTWNGRTTPQIMIKDLAITGSQVIDARTQHLAAKNFSTPGIYLFFHAALLKRSSDYLKPTAQAILVSDQTTDFSAIKPDQPVFIVDCPDTLADLTAVLTALPLNQLTLYLYRRESLYLAGMPSRTQFANLYKFAMTQQDVDIHHQLSLVASHLHLQRNLLIFMIQVFFEVGFVKINDGVMNGVSNPPKADLHHAPSYQLREQQIVAEETLLYSKSAALQTWVKNQAAEKN, encoded by the coding sequence ATGTTAGCGGCTAAAAAACAATGGATTTTACCGGCAGCGATAACTGACGATACTGCAGTGACGGCGTTAGCAGCGGCGGTCGACGTCCCACCGTTAGTCGCAAAACTACTGATTGAGCGTGGTTTTACGACGACAGCGGCAGCGGAACAATTTTTAAATGCAGCGGCACAACCGTTGCATGATCCGTTACAAATGCATGATATGGAACGCGCGGTTGAACGGATTCAGACGGCCATTATGGCGGATGATCAGATTACGGTTTACGGGGATTATGATGCCGATGGGCTGACAAGTACGGCGATTATGTACGAAACGCTGGAACAAATTGGCGCTAACGTGAATTATTATATTCCTGACCGCTTTAAAGACGGTTATGGTCCCAATCAGGCTGCGTTTGACCGCTTGATTGCGGCAGGTACCCAACTCTTTATTACAGTGGATAATGGGGTTGCAGGTAATGCCGTGATTGATGCGGTACAGGCCAAAGGGATTGATGTCGTGGTGACCGATCATCATGAATTGCCAACCACGTTACCCAAGGCTTATGCGATTGTGCATCCGCGGCACCCAGAAGGGCATTACCCCTTTGGGGACTTGTCTGGTGCCGGCGTTGCTTTTAAAGTGGCAACTGCATTATTAGAAGAAATACCAGAAGAATTAATGGATCTGGCCGCCATTGGGACGGTGGCTGATTTAGTCAGCCTCACTGGTGAGAACCGAACCTTAGTGACCTTAGGGTTAAAAGTTTTACGGCAAACGTCCCGGCCAGGTTTAGCGGCGTTAATCAAGGCTGCCGGGCTTACACCGGATCAACTCGATGAAACCAGTATTGGCTTTGGGATTGCACCGCGGCTGAATGCTTTAGGGCGGCTACAATCGGCGCAAACCGGTGTGGAACTGTTAACGACTTTGGACGAGGCACGTGCAACCGAATTAGCCACTCAAATCAATCAGTTGAATGAACAACGGCAAAGTTTAGTTCATGATATTGTAGATCAAGCGTTGGCCCAGGCCCAAACAGCGGAAAATCAACCGCGACAAACGTTGGTCATTACTGGTCACGATTGGCACGAAGGGGTGCTAGGGATTGTAGCGAGTCGGATTGTGGAAAGCACCGGTAAACCAACCTTAGTCTTAAATGCGGATGAAAATGGTCGCTTGAAGGGCAGTGGACGCAGTATTGAGGCTTATAATTTGTTTGCGGCGATTGATCCAATTCGGACAGCACTAGTGGCTTTTGGTGGGCATCATATGGCGGTTGGGTTAACCGTGATGGCCGACCATTTGGCTGAACTTAAAGCGGCATTAGAGACGGCGGCTACGGCGCAAAATTTGGCTGAAAATGCACAGCCAAAGCTAAAATTGGCCGGTGAATTGACCATTGAGGCGGCTTCATTAGCAACGTTGACGGCGATTAAACGCCTCGCACCGTTTGGTATGGATAATCCAGCGCCACTCTTTGAATTGAAACCGACGGCCATTCCACAAGTGCGAGCTATTGGGTCAGAACATCAGCATTTAAAGTTACAATTAAGTGATGGTAAGCAACAAGTGGATGCGATTGCTTTTTCAATGGGAGCGGTCGCGCCAGCTATTCAGGCTAGCCCGACGGCTGTGAGCGTCGTTGGCGAGTTAAATGCTAACACGTGGAATGGTCGAACGACGCCACAGATTATGATTAAAGATTTAGCTATTACGGGATCACAAGTCATTGATGCGCGGACGCAGCATTTGGCGGCCAAGAATTTTAGTACGCCGGGTATTTATTTGTTTTTCCATGCCGCGTTACTGAAACGGTCGTCGGATTATTTAAAGCCAACTGCGCAAGCGATTTTAGTGAGTGATCAGACCACTGACTTTAGTGCGATTAAGCCTGATCAGCCGGTCTTTATAGTGGATTGTCCGGATACTTTGGCTGATTTAACAGCGGTGTTAACGGCCTTGCCCCTTAATCAGTTAACGTTGTACTTATATCGGCGGGAATCGCTCTATTTGGCAGGAATGCCGAGCCGAACTCAATTTGCGAACCTGTATAAATTTGCGATGACTCAGCAAGATGTGGATATTCATCATCAATTATCATTGGTGGCTAGTCACTTACATTTACAACGAAATTTGCTTATTTTTATGATACAGGTGTTTTTTGAGGTCGGATTTGTTAAAATAAATGATGGTGTCATGAATGGCGTTTCGAATCCGCCTAAAGCGGATCTACATCACGCCCCCAGTTATCAGTTACGTGAGCAACAAATCGTCGCTGAAGAAACGCTTTTGTATAGTAAATCTGCGGCCCTCCAAACCTGGGTGAAAAATCAAGCCGCAGAGAAGAATTGA
- a CDS encoding lipopolysaccharide assembly protein LapA domain-containing protein — protein MKNQWRLVSALVIVLVIVVFAILNVDPVQVNFGVAKVQWPLILVILITLILGVAIAVLMATFNSVKKNNEYKQTLTDAQAKIADLTAENKRLTLRLNNKGKQTSGKGAAQPTTPTK, from the coding sequence ATGAAGAATCAATGGCGGTTAGTGAGTGCTTTAGTGATTGTTTTGGTCATTGTCGTTTTTGCTATTTTAAATGTGGATCCAGTCCAAGTTAATTTTGGGGTAGCCAAAGTTCAATGGCCGTTAATTCTGGTTATTTTAATTACCCTGATTTTAGGAGTTGCGATTGCGGTTTTAATGGCGACGTTTAATTCAGTGAAAAAGAATAACGAATATAAGCAAACTTTGACGGATGCCCAAGCAAAAATCGCTGATTTAACGGCGGAAAACAAACGGTTGACGTTACGCTTAAATAATAAAGGTAAGCAAACTAGCGGTAAAGGTGCGGCACAACCAACGACACCGACTAAATAA
- a CDS encoding SDR family oxidoreductase: MPDLTGQTVLITGASSGLGEQLALAVAAQGAHVVLMARRAARLQAVAAQCRVLSQAQALVCAGDISQVAAVERVFTMIDQQFERLDIVINAAGFGYLAPAVAISPAMMTRMFRVNTLGVMYVSQLAAQRMVLARHGEIVNVASIAGKLATPKSAVYAATKAALIAYDNALRLELKPARVNVMTVNPGPITTDFFKTADPTGHYLEQVDKIALNPVKLAALIVSKVGHQRRELNRPRLMAAANLGYQMAPKLGDWLAGTVFNFK, encoded by the coding sequence ATGCCAGATTTGACGGGGCAAACCGTGCTCATTACCGGGGCGTCTAGTGGACTAGGTGAACAGCTCGCTTTAGCGGTGGCGGCACAGGGGGCGCATGTTGTTTTGATGGCTCGACGGGCAGCTCGGTTACAAGCGGTGGCTGCGCAATGTCGGGTGTTATCGCAGGCACAAGCACTAGTTTGTGCCGGTGATATTAGCCAAGTGGCAGCGGTTGAACGGGTTTTTACGATGATTGATCAACAGTTCGAACGCTTAGATATCGTTATTAATGCGGCTGGTTTTGGGTACTTGGCGCCAGCTGTGGCGATTTCACCGGCCATGATGACCCGCATGTTTCGGGTCAACACTTTGGGCGTCATGTATGTCAGTCAATTAGCGGCTCAACGCATGGTGCTGGCACGACACGGGGAAATTGTGAACGTGGCGTCAATTGCTGGTAAGTTGGCAACGCCTAAGTCGGCGGTCTATGCCGCAACTAAGGCGGCCTTGATTGCCTATGACAATGCACTTCGGTTGGAATTGAAGCCGGCACGAGTCAATGTGATGACGGTTAATCCTGGGCCAATCACGACTGACTTCTTTAAAACAGCCGATCCAACGGGTCATTATTTGGAACAAGTTGATAAAATTGCGTTAAATCCGGTTAAATTGGCAGCATTAATTGTGAGTAAGGTAGGGCACCAACGCCGTGAACTTAATCGCCCACGGCTCATGGCTGCCGCTAATCTGGGGTATCAGATGGCGCCCAAACTTGGCGATTGGTTAGCTGGGACAGTATTTAATTTTAAATAA
- the rnz gene encoding ribonuclease Z, translating into MQLEFLGTGAGSPGKFRNVTSTALRLLDERNEVWLFDVGEGTQHQILRTTLKPRKITKIFITHLHGDHIFGLPGFLSSRSFQGGDEALTVYGPKGIRDFVMTALRVSGTRLSYPLHFEELGDDGVIFEDATFKVSFQHLEHRIETVGYRVEEAAHPGELQAEKLKAMQIPSGPVYGQLKAGLTVTLPDGRTINGQDFIAAPQPGRIVTILGDTRKTANAISLAENANVLVHESTFGKDEGKLARNYYHSTSTQAAQVAKQAGVTQLLLTHISARYTGKLSKELQKQAQQVFKNTKVVRDFDLIEVPIK; encoded by the coding sequence ATGCAATTAGAATTTTTGGGTACCGGTGCCGGCTCGCCGGGGAAGTTTAGAAATGTAACAAGCACGGCCTTGCGATTACTTGATGAGCGCAATGAGGTCTGGCTATTTGATGTGGGTGAAGGGACGCAACATCAAATTTTACGAACGACGTTAAAGCCACGTAAAATCACTAAAATATTTATTACACATTTACATGGCGATCATATTTTTGGTTTGCCAGGCTTTTTAAGTTCACGCTCGTTTCAGGGCGGTGATGAAGCCTTGACGGTTTATGGGCCTAAGGGGATTCGTGACTTTGTGATGACTGCACTGCGGGTTTCGGGCACGCGGCTGTCATATCCACTCCATTTTGAAGAGCTGGGTGATGATGGGGTCATCTTTGAAGATGCCACGTTTAAAGTTTCTTTCCAGCATTTGGAACATCGAATTGAAACGGTCGGTTATCGGGTCGAGGAGGCAGCACATCCAGGTGAGTTACAGGCTGAGAAGCTGAAAGCCATGCAGATTCCAAGTGGTCCGGTATATGGTCAATTAAAGGCCGGTCTTACAGTGACGTTGCCTGATGGTCGGACGATTAATGGTCAAGATTTCATTGCGGCACCGCAACCTGGTCGGATTGTGACGATTTTAGGGGATACGCGTAAAACGGCGAATGCCATTAGTCTGGCTGAAAATGCGAACGTGTTAGTTCACGAAAGTACCTTTGGCAAAGATGAAGGCAAGTTGGCCCGTAATTATTATCATTCAACGAGTACACAAGCGGCACAAGTCGCTAAACAAGCAGGTGTGACGCAGCTTTTATTAACGCATATTTCAGCTCGCTATACGGGTAAATTATCAAAAGAACTCCAAAAGCAGGCCCAACAAGTATTTAAAAATACCAAAGTTGTGCGTGACTTTGATTTAATTGAAGTTCCGATTAAATAA